In Ovis canadensis isolate MfBH-ARS-UI-01 breed Bighorn chromosome 11, ARS-UI_OviCan_v2, whole genome shotgun sequence, one genomic interval encodes:
- the NOG gene encoding noggin produces MERCPSLGVTLYALVVVLGLRVAPAGGQHYLHIRPAPSDNLPLVDLIEHPDPIFDPKEKDLNETLLRSLLGGHYDPGFMATSPPEDRPGGGGVAAGGAEDLAELDQLLRQRPSGAMPSEIKALEFSEGLAPGKKQRLSKKLRRKLQMWLWSQTFCPVLYAWNDLGSRFWPRYVKVGSCFSKRSCSVPEGMVCKPSKSVHLTVLRWRCQRRGGQRCGWIPIQYPIISECKCSC; encoded by the coding sequence ATGGAGCGCTGCCCCAGCCTGGGGGTCACCCTCTACGCCCTGGTGGTGGTCCTGGGGCTGCGGGTGGCACCGGCCGGCGGCCAGCACTATCTCCACATCCGCCCGGCTCCCAGCGACAACCTGCCCCTGGTGGACCTCATCGAACACCCGGACCCTATCTTTGACCCCAAGGAGAAGGATCTGAACGAGACGCTGCTGCGCTCGCTGCTCGGGGGCCACTACGACCCGGGATTCATGGCCACCTCGCCCCCTGAGGACcggccgggcgggggcggggtggcggCCGGGGGCGCCGAGGACCTAGCCGAGCTGGACCAGCTGCTGCGGCAGCGGCCGTCGGGGGCCATGCCGAGCGAGATCAAAGCGCTGGAGTTCTCCGAGGGCTTGGCCCCGGGCAAGAAGCAGCGCCTGAGCAAGAAGCTGAGGAGGAAGCTACAGATGTGGCTGTGGTCGCAGACCTTCTGCCCGGTGCTGTACGCGTGGAACGACCTGGGCAGCCGCTTCTGGCCGCGCTACGTGAAGGTGGGCAGCTGCTTCAGCAAGCGCTCCTGCTCGGTGCCCGAGGGCATGGTGTGCAAGCCGTCCAAGTCCGTGCACCTCACGGTGCTGCGGTGGCGCTGTCAGCGGCGCGGGGGCCAGCGCTGCGGCTGGATTCCCATCCAGTACCCCATCATTTCCGAGTGCAAGTGCTCCTGCTAG